The following are encoded together in the Fibrobacter sp. UWB10 genome:
- a CDS encoding DEAD/DEAH box helicase, with translation MEYGVYGSAWWSKQWLDRLLAGASERDIDYAFKYVGRGQVQPFTVNDNRVMAEVKGPNGGLHNVYLVFPKFDKERGEAFVGLLKQQPVELMALSNGALNPSIELLLSKCGLSLFESFDQVNMNCDCKDALPCRYVICVFLKLAEMASADPFLLFRLHGLDIAYLKDYKPEEPVESDVPRESTLVRILPVNNRVAAPRVPMFKFEEWRDYSHVLPAMLKNFPDFCPAGNFKKSFVDELARCREFYNHFENFGQFAQDFGIYHARTFLMEQERLQLIHARPWQWTFDQMVDETVVASALSVENVMGALCRLNQDCVWHNHVTVRFLHQLLQVAYYLVRCGAIYPQVFWLNNVTAQVRWLPAEMLPDVLAIVAELEKSVPDDFAFTVRDGSREENSREEKSREDLDAAAEHILSIFIGKLLRFARTAQNYKKGPHENLLGFFFDCKSGKLAANGLKIPSKIQAWFSVYNSLEFNHKIVFVCSELGKEIALNVFIEDASGRVPLAQLFRDSDPRLLSLLNVLNCMAEIFKPMKAYLENHAAEPVVMHGAELKEFVNYTVKKSEVFGIVTEIPRSLLERTRPKTQMKLKGSLGIGAFTAGDLLDFDWEVALGEDKISAEEFLKLARDAEGLLKFKDRYIEFNKDDLDLLQQRLDEREKEKAKKQKADDSDDVEVIDGSENAESAEATEQFIPSTAKLVQACLTGKCDDITVDMTDGLKDQFDAWRSETNCSLPENLNATLRPYQERGYSWMYKNLQMGFGCILADDMGLGKTLQVIAFLLKLKQEGRLAEGRALVVVPAGLLLNWQMEIKKFAPALTVFAYHGANRKLEKFDADLLITTYSTCRLDFKKLEKLNWQVVVIDEAQNIKNADSEQSRRIRAFRAPMKIAMSGTPVENRLMEFWTIMDFCNRGFLPSANEFRDKFETPIQKNANQAVAEHFKKITAPFMLRRMKTDKSIISDLPDKIQQNEYAELTRTQAALYKRTLDEFMKQLELLAEGASLDINDDVLAAAAGDSLDAGEGSGGHNLFKRKGLILQMILALKQICNHPRTYLKAGEARVEDSGKLGMLLDLLKSIEESGEKTIIFTQFREMGELLQETLDRELMIKADFYHGGCTQNQRNEMVRKFQEDPEVKVLILSLKAAGTGLNLTAASQVIHYDLWWNPAIEAQATDRAFRIGQTKNVQVHRFITKGTFEEKIDALLQAKKAVADMTVNAGETWLANMDDKQLTEIFNLD, from the coding sequence ATGGAATATGGTGTTTATGGAAGTGCTTGGTGGAGCAAGCAGTGGCTAGACCGCTTGCTTGCGGGTGCTTCTGAACGCGATATCGATTATGCTTTTAAGTATGTGGGGCGCGGGCAGGTTCAGCCGTTTACGGTGAACGATAATCGCGTCATGGCCGAGGTCAAGGGCCCCAATGGGGGTCTGCACAATGTGTACCTCGTGTTCCCCAAGTTCGATAAGGAACGTGGGGAAGCTTTTGTAGGGCTTTTAAAGCAGCAACCGGTTGAACTTATGGCGCTTTCGAATGGCGCCCTCAACCCCTCTATCGAACTGCTTTTGTCGAAATGCGGGCTTTCTCTGTTCGAAAGCTTTGACCAGGTGAACATGAATTGCGACTGCAAGGACGCTTTGCCTTGCCGTTACGTGATTTGCGTGTTCCTGAAACTGGCCGAAATGGCGTCGGCCGACCCGTTTTTGCTGTTTAGACTGCATGGGCTTGATATTGCTTATCTCAAGGATTATAAGCCCGAAGAACCGGTAGAATCGGACGTGCCGCGCGAATCGACACTGGTGCGCATTTTGCCGGTGAATAACCGGGTGGCGGCCCCGCGCGTGCCCATGTTCAAGTTTGAGGAATGGCGCGACTATTCGCATGTGTTGCCGGCCATGCTCAAGAACTTCCCGGATTTTTGCCCGGCGGGGAACTTTAAGAAGAGTTTTGTCGACGAGTTGGCTCGTTGCCGCGAATTCTACAACCACTTTGAAAACTTTGGCCAGTTTGCGCAGGACTTTGGCATTTACCATGCCCGCACGTTCTTGATGGAACAAGAACGCCTGCAGCTGATTCACGCTCGCCCCTGGCAGTGGACTTTTGACCAGATGGTCGATGAAACGGTGGTGGCCTCTGCGCTTTCGGTCGAAAACGTGATGGGTGCCCTTTGTCGCCTGAATCAGGATTGCGTTTGGCATAACCATGTGACCGTCCGCTTTTTGCACCAGCTTTTGCAGGTGGCGTATTACCTGGTGCGTTGCGGGGCGATATACCCGCAAGTATTCTGGCTGAATAACGTGACCGCGCAGGTGCGCTGGCTGCCTGCCGAAATGTTGCCCGATGTGCTTGCGATTGTAGCTGAGCTTGAAAAGTCCGTGCCCGATGATTTTGCGTTTACTGTTCGCGATGGGTCGCGTGAAGAAAATTCTCGCGAAGAAAAATCTCGTGAGGATCTGGATGCTGCGGCCGAGCATATTCTTTCGATTTTCATCGGTAAGCTTTTGCGTTTTGCCCGCACCGCCCAGAATTACAAGAAGGGTCCGCATGAAAACTTGCTCGGATTCTTTTTCGATTGCAAGTCGGGCAAACTTGCCGCCAACGGCCTCAAGATTCCGTCCAAGATTCAGGCGTGGTTCTCGGTTTACAATTCGCTGGAATTCAACCACAAGATTGTTTTTGTCTGCTCGGAACTTGGCAAAGAAATTGCACTGAATGTCTTTATCGAAGATGCTTCTGGTCGCGTGCCGCTCGCGCAGCTGTTCCGCGATAGCGATCCGAGACTCTTGTCGCTCTTGAATGTGCTGAATTGCATGGCCGAAATTTTCAAGCCCATGAAGGCTTACCTTGAAAATCATGCGGCGGAGCCTGTGGTCATGCATGGTGCCGAGCTCAAAGAATTCGTGAATTACACGGTCAAGAAGTCCGAAGTGTTTGGAATTGTGACCGAAATTCCCCGCTCGCTTTTGGAACGCACTCGCCCGAAAACCCAGATGAAGTTGAAGGGTAGCCTTGGAATCGGGGCGTTTACTGCAGGCGACTTGCTGGACTTTGACTGGGAAGTGGCTCTTGGCGAAGACAAAATCTCGGCCGAAGAATTCCTGAAACTTGCCCGCGATGCTGAAGGCTTACTCAAGTTCAAGGACCGCTATATTGAATTCAACAAAGACGACTTGGATTTGTTGCAGCAGCGCTTGGACGAACGCGAAAAAGAGAAGGCGAAAAAACAGAAAGCAGATGATTCTGACGATGTTGAAGTCATCGATGGCTCCGAGAATGCGGAGTCGGCCGAGGCTACGGAACAGTTTATTCCGTCTACCGCTAAGCTGGTGCAGGCATGCCTTACCGGCAAATGCGACGACATTACGGTCGATATGACCGATGGCCTGAAGGACCAGTTTGACGCCTGGCGCAGTGAAACGAACTGCTCGCTGCCCGAAAATTTGAACGCGACGCTCCGCCCGTATCAGGAACGCGGCTATTCCTGGATGTACAAGAACCTGCAAATGGGTTTTGGCTGCATTCTGGCTGACGATATGGGTCTGGGTAAAACGCTGCAGGTGATTGCTTTCTTGCTCAAGCTAAAGCAAGAAGGGCGCCTTGCCGAAGGGCGCGCACTTGTGGTGGTGCCGGCGGGCCTTTTGCTGAACTGGCAGATGGAAATCAAGAAGTTCGCGCCCGCGCTGACCGTGTTTGCATACCATGGTGCCAACCGCAAGCTTGAAAAGTTTGATGCCGACTTGCTGATTACCACGTATTCGACATGCCGCCTTGACTTTAAAAAGCTGGAAAAGCTGAATTGGCAAGTGGTGGTGATTGACGAAGCGCAGAACATCAAGAATGCCGACAGCGAACAGAGCCGCCGCATTCGCGCATTCCGTGCGCCCATGAAGATTGCCATGAGTGGCACGCCGGTCGAAAACCGCCTTATGGAATTCTGGACGATTATGGACTTTTGCAACCGCGGCTTTTTGCCCTCGGCAAACGAGTTCCGCGACAAGTTCGAAACGCCAATCCAGAAGAACGCGAACCAGGCGGTGGCCGAGCATTTCAAGAAGATTACGGCGCCCTTTATGCTGCGCCGCATGAAGACGGATAAGTCTATTATTAGCGACTTGCCCGATAAGATTCAGCAGAATGAATACGCCGAACTCACGCGCACGCAGGCTGCCTTGTACAAGCGCACGCTCGACGAATTCATGAAACAGTTGGAACTTTTGGCCGAGGGGGCCTCGCTCGATATCAATGACGATGTGCTTGCGGCTGCCGCGGGCGATTCGCTAGATGCCGGCGAAGGTTCTGGTGGTCACAATCTCTTCAAGCGCAAGGGCTTGATTCTGCAGATGATTCTCGCGCTCAAGCAGATTTGCAACCACCCGCGCACGTATTTGAAGGCGGGGGAGGCCCGCGTCGAAGATTCCGGCAAGCTCGGCATGTTGCTCGATTTGCTCAAGTCTATCGAAGAATCCGGCGAAAAGACAATCATCTTTACGCAGTTCCGCGAAATGGGCGAACTCTTGCAAGAAACGCTCGATCGCGAACTCATGATTAAGGCGGATTTCTATCACGGCGGCTGCACGCAGAACCAGCGCAACGAAATGGTCCGCAAGTTCCAAGAAGACCCGGAAGTCAAGGTACTTATTCTGTCCTTGAAGGCGGCTGGAACCGGCCTGAATCTGACTGCGGCCTCGCAGGTGATTCATTACGACTTGTGGTGGAATCCGGCTATCGAAGCACAGGCCACCGACCGCGCCTTCCGTATCGGGCAGACCAAGAACGTGCAAGTGCACCGCTTTATTACCAAGGGCACCTTCGAAGAAAAAATCGACGCCTTGTTGCAGGCCAAGAAGGCTGTTGCCGACATGACCGTGAACGCCGGCGAAACCTGGCTTGCGAACATGGACGACAAACAACTCACCGAAATATTCAATCTCGACTAG
- a CDS encoding NADP-dependent malic enzyme, which yields MSKDLKEKALEYHAMGKPGKIEIVPTKPHSTQTDLGLAYTPGVAVPCLEIEKDNNLAYEYTGKGNLVAVISNGTAVLGLGDIGALAGKPVMEGKALLFKIYAGIDVFDIEINEKDPKKFIEIVKGIAPTFGGINLEDIKAPECFEIEDALKAELDIPVMHDDQHGTAIISSAGLLNAIEVAGKSIRNVKMVVNGAGAAACACTRLYLSLGLKKENLVMCDSKGVIRKDRKGLTEAKAFFATDRTDIETLEDAMKGADVFVGLSKANVLTREMVRSMADQPIVFALANPNPEISYEEAMASRGDLIFATGRSDYPNQVNNVIGFPYIFRGALDVRATCINEHMKHAAVRAIAALAHKPVPDVVNIAYNSQRFTFGKEYLIPKPLDPRLLTDVSIAVAKAAIESGVARKPITDWDAYYDRLRDMMGYDNKLIRQFSDTARSNPKRVVFAESNLNMLKAAVQAKTEGVAHPILLGNPERIQIIAQREQLDLTGIKIVNPRSPEEFERRRKYAEIYAEENGRNGVTLDEARDDMFEPNHFGMMMVKVGDADALISGGYSKYSETIELAKEIIGIREEYKHFGAMHILSTRKGTFFLADTLVNRDPDAETLVDIVKLTHDAVRFFAHEPVMAMLSYANFGSDKGAPRGTSNTAREAVRLIHEQYPDYVIDGEMQVNVALDKDLRDTKYPFNKIKGQTVNTLIFPCLSSANTTCKMLLEMGVGESIGPVQMGLNKPVHFTDTDASVHDIFNLTVAAVIDAIVQEKKDEEKNRKKYDKMW from the coding sequence ATGAGCAAGGATTTAAAAGAAAAAGCTCTCGAATACCACGCCATGGGCAAGCCCGGCAAAATCGAAATCGTGCCGACCAAGCCGCATAGCACGCAGACCGACTTGGGTCTTGCTTACACTCCGGGTGTAGCTGTTCCTTGCTTGGAAATTGAAAAGGATAACAACCTCGCTTACGAATACACCGGTAAGGGTAACCTCGTCGCTGTGATCAGTAACGGTACCGCAGTGCTCGGCCTCGGCGACATTGGCGCTCTCGCTGGTAAGCCGGTGATGGAAGGTAAGGCTCTCCTCTTTAAGATTTACGCCGGCATCGATGTGTTTGACATCGAAATCAACGAAAAGGATCCGAAGAAGTTTATCGAAATCGTGAAGGGTATTGCCCCGACGTTCGGCGGTATCAACCTCGAAGACATCAAGGCTCCGGAATGCTTTGAAATCGAAGACGCTCTCAAGGCAGAACTCGATATCCCGGTGATGCACGATGACCAGCATGGTACGGCTATCATTTCTTCTGCTGGCCTTTTGAACGCTATCGAAGTTGCTGGCAAGAGCATTCGCAACGTGAAGATGGTGGTGAACGGTGCGGGTGCAGCCGCTTGCGCCTGCACGCGCCTCTACTTGTCGCTCGGTCTTAAGAAAGAAAACTTGGTGATGTGCGACAGTAAGGGTGTCATTCGCAAGGACCGCAAGGGCCTTACCGAAGCGAAGGCTTTCTTTGCAACCGACCGCACCGATATCGAAACGCTTGAAGATGCCATGAAGGGCGCAGATGTGTTCGTCGGCCTCTCCAAGGCTAACGTCCTGACTCGCGAAATGGTCCGCAGCATGGCCGATCAGCCGATCGTTTTCGCACTCGCCAACCCGAACCCCGAAATCAGCTACGAAGAAGCCATGGCAAGCCGTGGTGACCTGATTTTTGCGACGGGCCGCAGCGACTATCCGAACCAGGTGAACAACGTAATCGGTTTCCCCTACATTTTCCGTGGAGCCCTCGACGTTCGCGCCACCTGCATCAACGAACACATGAAGCACGCCGCCGTGCGCGCCATTGCAGCCCTTGCCCACAAGCCGGTTCCGGATGTGGTGAACATCGCTTACAACTCCCAGCGCTTTACCTTCGGTAAGGAATACTTGATTCCGAAGCCACTCGATCCGCGCCTCTTGACCGATGTGTCTATCGCTGTGGCTAAGGCCGCTATCGAAAGCGGTGTGGCCCGCAAGCCTATTACCGATTGGGATGCCTACTATGATCGCCTGCGCGACATGATGGGTTACGACAACAAGCTTATCCGTCAGTTCAGTGATACGGCTCGCAGCAACCCGAAGCGCGTGGTGTTTGCCGAAAGCAACCTTAACATGCTCAAGGCCGCTGTTCAGGCCAAGACCGAAGGCGTTGCACACCCGATTCTGCTCGGCAACCCCGAACGCATTCAGATTATCGCCCAGCGCGAACAGCTGGACCTTACGGGCATCAAGATCGTGAACCCGCGTTCTCCGGAAGAATTTGAACGTCGCCGCAAGTATGCCGAAATCTACGCCGAAGAAAACGGCCGTAACGGTGTGACGCTCGACGAAGCCCGCGACGACATGTTTGAACCGAACCACTTCGGTATGATGATGGTGAAGGTGGGCGACGCTGACGCTCTCATTTCCGGTGGTTACTCCAAGTATTCCGAAACGATTGAACTCGCCAAGGAAATCATCGGTATCCGCGAAGAATACAAGCACTTCGGCGCTATGCATATTTTGAGCACCCGCAAGGGAACGTTCTTCCTGGCCGATACGCTGGTGAACCGCGACCCCGATGCAGAAACGCTCGTGGATATCGTCAAGCTCACTCACGACGCCGTGCGCTTCTTTGCCCACGAACCGGTGATGGCTATGCTCAGTTACGCAAACTTCGGTTCTGACAAGGGTGCTCCGCGCGGAACGTCCAACACTGCTCGCGAAGCGGTGCGCTTGATTCATGAACAGTATCCGGATTACGTGATCGACGGCGAAATGCAGGTGAACGTGGCTCTCGATAAGGACCTGCGCGACACCAAGTACCCGTTCAACAAGATCAAGGGCCAGACGGTCAATACGCTCATCTTCCCGTGCCTCTCTTCTGCAAATACCACTTGCAAGATGCTCCTCGAAATGGGCGTGGGCGAATCCATCGGTCCTGTGCAGATGGGCTTGAACAAGCCGGTTCACTTTACCGACACCGATGCTTCTGTGCATGATATCTTCAACCTGACTGTTGCCGCCGTGATCGACGCCATTGTTCAGGAAAAGAAAGACGAAGAAAAGAACCGTAAAAAATACGACAAGATGTGGTAA
- the nadC gene encoding carboxylating nicotinate-nucleotide diphosphorylase, whose product MYGDNSTPIFPTEDALTMIRLALAEDVRTGDVTSEWTIPADQKQHARLIAKEDGVLAGLPVIELVFQELKANVKVTLHKKDGDVVKKGDLIAEMDGTTHELLTGERTLLNFIQQLSGVATVAHTFQEALKAGKTKVLDTRKTVPGFRTLQKYAVRVGGGSNHRMGLFDMVLVKDNHIAAAGGVLQALEVVKKNNKQNLMVEMEVENFDQLRALLNKGVDVIMLDNMSNEMMAEALKIIKESGDKVLVEGSGNMTLERAKEIATLGLDYISVGALTHSVKALDISMRI is encoded by the coding sequence ATGTACGGCGACAATTCCACCCCGATTTTTCCTACCGAAGATGCTTTGACCATGATTCGCTTGGCGCTTGCCGAGGACGTTCGCACGGGTGACGTGACGAGCGAATGGACGATCCCTGCTGACCAAAAGCAGCATGCCCGCTTGATTGCAAAAGAAGACGGCGTGCTCGCAGGCCTTCCGGTGATTGAACTTGTGTTCCAAGAACTCAAGGCAAACGTGAAGGTGACTCTCCACAAGAAAGACGGCGATGTCGTGAAGAAGGGTGACTTGATTGCCGAAATGGACGGCACGACGCACGAACTCTTGACGGGCGAACGCACGCTTTTGAATTTTATCCAGCAGCTTTCCGGTGTGGCAACGGTTGCCCATACTTTCCAGGAAGCTTTGAAGGCTGGCAAAACTAAAGTTCTCGATACCCGCAAGACGGTTCCCGGTTTCCGTACTTTGCAGAAGTATGCCGTTCGCGTGGGTGGCGGTTCCAACCATCGCATGGGTCTCTTTGACATGGTGCTCGTGAAGGACAACCACATTGCTGCTGCAGGTGGCGTGCTCCAGGCTCTCGAAGTCGTGAAGAAGAACAACAAGCAGAACTTGATGGTCGAAATGGAAGTCGAAAATTTTGACCAGCTGCGCGCACTCCTGAACAAGGGTGTAGACGTAATTATGCTTGACAACATGAGCAACGAAATGATGGCCGAAGCCTTGAAGATTATCAAGGAAAGCGGCGACAAGGTGTTGGTCGAAGGTTCCGGCAACATGACGCTCGAACGCGCCAAGGAAATTGCGACCCTCGGCCTTGACTATATTTCGGTCGGCGCCCTTACACATAGTGTAAAGGCCCTCGACATTTCCATGAGAATTTAA
- a CDS encoding sugar transferase: MIRAATLERILVVLSDFVALSICFVLAFWVQFHSGWIADKFDPSKTFAEYWHMGLVLNVGWLVLFTCAGLYRSWLLMSRTHQTLRVLRAILIGIVLIIAVLFGAEFIGKVMVNEPLNQGYLYGSRFPWIFIYGGFALFLVIVFRMFIYRCLRGLLSRGFGANNILVLGATEAGKKIAEALAKTPERGQRVVGFVDERFQVMEHEFANVPVLGKYADLAALIKKYKVTGIIIAHESSSPQEIMRVLVWVCDQPVHIYLVPELYSVINGQFKANLVYGFELQELFAFTMPLWQVRVKRVIDILFGAFLGIISFPVCVLAAIAIKLEDHGPVFYSQERIGLYGKPFTVFKFRTMRTDAEKFGAQWATKDDPRITKVGKFLRKTRIDELPQILCVLKGDMSMVGPRPERAVFIAKLREEIPFYISRLKMKPGLTGWAQVCHHYDTSTEDVKIKLQYDMYYFENMSLLLDFQILVRTVYVVLTGKGAQ; this comes from the coding sequence ATGATTCGTGCAGCTACATTGGAACGCATTCTCGTAGTCCTTTCGGACTTCGTGGCCTTGTCAATTTGTTTTGTGCTCGCCTTCTGGGTGCAGTTCCACAGTGGCTGGATTGCCGATAAGTTCGATCCGAGCAAGACTTTTGCCGAATATTGGCACATGGGCCTCGTGCTCAATGTGGGCTGGCTTGTGCTGTTCACATGCGCAGGTCTTTACCGTTCATGGCTGTTGATGTCTCGTACGCACCAGACTTTGCGTGTGCTGCGTGCGATTCTCATTGGCATTGTCTTGATTATTGCGGTGCTGTTCGGCGCTGAATTTATCGGTAAGGTCATGGTGAACGAACCGCTCAACCAGGGTTACCTGTACGGTTCTCGATTCCCGTGGATCTTTATTTACGGCGGCTTTGCGCTGTTCCTGGTGATTGTCTTTAGAATGTTTATTTACCGCTGCCTGCGTGGACTTTTGAGCCGCGGTTTTGGCGCGAACAACATTCTGGTGCTGGGTGCAACCGAAGCCGGCAAAAAGATTGCCGAAGCGCTTGCAAAGACTCCGGAACGCGGCCAGCGCGTGGTGGGCTTTGTCGATGAACGCTTCCAGGTCATGGAACATGAGTTTGCGAATGTGCCGGTGCTCGGCAAGTACGCTGACCTTGCTGCCCTCATTAAAAAGTACAAGGTAACGGGCATTATTATTGCGCACGAAAGTTCTTCGCCGCAAGAAATTATGCGCGTGCTTGTGTGGGTGTGCGACCAGCCTGTTCACATTTACTTGGTGCCCGAACTTTACAGCGTGATTAACGGCCAGTTCAAGGCGAACTTGGTTTATGGTTTTGAATTGCAGGAATTGTTTGCGTTTACCATGCCCTTGTGGCAGGTGCGCGTGAAGCGTGTGATTGATATTCTGTTTGGCGCCTTTCTCGGAATTATTTCGTTCCCGGTTTGTGTGCTTGCTGCTATTGCAATCAAGCTCGAAGACCATGGCCCGGTGTTCTATTCTCAGGAACGCATTGGCCTTTATGGTAAGCCGTTTACGGTGTTCAAGTTCCGCACCATGCGTACCGATGCCGAAAAGTTCGGTGCCCAGTGGGCCACTAAAGATGACCCTCGCATTACGAAGGTGGGCAAGTTCTTGCGCAAGACCCGTATCGATGAACTTCCGCAAATTTTGTGCGTGCTTAAAGGCGACATGAGCATGGTGGGCCCGCGCCCGGAACGTGCCGTGTTCATTGCCAAGCTTCGCGAAGAAATTCCGTTCTATATTAGCCGCCTGAAAATGAAACCGGGTTTGACCGGTTGGGCTCAGGTGTGCCACCATTACGATACCAGCACCGAAGACGTGAAAATCAAGTTGCAGTACGACATGTATTATTTCGAAAACATGAGCCTGCTTCTTGACTTCCAGATTTTGGTGCGTACAGTTTATGTTGTTCTAACCGGCAAGGGAGCGCAGTAA
- a CDS encoding homoserine dehydrogenase, with product MLRIGLIGTGTVGGGVIQILEQKIAEYKEKLGVELELACICAKSEEEVAPYKAKGYKVSTNADEMIAGNDIDVLVELAGGYNMPRKWILAALESGKHVVTANKALLAKYGHEIFPLAAKNGLHVLFEAAVGGGIPIIRSLQEGLLGSTVEHLSCIINGTCNYILSRMADEGLDFDVVLKDAQKLGFAEADPTFDIEGIDSAHKTALLASLCSGHRVDFEKIHVTGISKITAQDIAFAKELGCCVKLLGIYHRDGDRVDARVHPCFVSNENLLSNVNGVINAVYLKCDNLGETVQTGAGAGRLPTASAVVADLVSLARSVDQGSRKALPMGWFNVDNSATLVPISETSARYYLRFTSRDACGVLAKITSILAENKISIETIIQKNVKDPGKVSIVVITEKTQDCKTSKAVDAIDALPEIVEKSQVIRFLA from the coding sequence ATGCTGCGTATTGGTCTTATTGGTACTGGAACCGTCGGTGGCGGTGTTATTCAGATTCTGGAACAGAAGATTGCTGAATACAAGGAAAAGCTCGGTGTTGAACTCGAACTGGCTTGCATCTGCGCCAAGTCCGAAGAAGAAGTTGCCCCGTACAAGGCAAAGGGCTACAAGGTTTCGACCAACGCCGACGAAATGATTGCCGGTAACGATATCGACGTGCTCGTGGAACTTGCCGGTGGCTACAACATGCCGCGCAAGTGGATCCTTGCTGCCCTCGAAAGCGGCAAGCACGTGGTGACAGCCAACAAGGCTCTCCTCGCCAAGTACGGTCATGAAATTTTCCCGCTTGCAGCCAAGAACGGCCTGCATGTGCTGTTCGAAGCAGCTGTTGGCGGTGGCATTCCTATCATCCGTAGCCTGCAGGAAGGCTTGCTCGGCTCTACGGTGGAACACCTGAGCTGCATTATTAACGGTACTTGTAACTACATCCTCAGCCGCATGGCCGACGAAGGTCTGGACTTTGACGTGGTTCTGAAGGATGCCCAGAAGCTCGGCTTTGCCGAAGCTGACCCGACCTTCGATATCGAAGGTATTGACTCCGCTCACAAGACTGCCTTGCTCGCTAGCCTCTGCAGCGGCCACCGCGTGGACTTCGAAAAGATTCATGTGACGGGTATTTCCAAGATTACCGCCCAGGATATCGCATTCGCCAAGGAACTTGGCTGCTGCGTGAAGCTCCTCGGCATCTATCACCGCGACGGTGACCGCGTGGACGCCCGTGTCCATCCGTGCTTCGTTTCTAACGAAAACCTGCTCTCTAACGTGAACGGCGTGATCAATGCCGTGTACCTCAAGTGCGACAACCTGGGCGAAACCGTTCAGACTGGCGCCGGTGCCGGCCGCTTGCCGACAGCCTCTGCCGTGGTGGCTGACCTTGTTTCCTTGGCCCGCTCTGTGGATCAGGGTTCCCGCAAGGCGCTCCCGATGGGCTGGTTCAACGTCGACAACTCTGCAACGCTCGTTCCGATTTCGGAAACCTCTGCCCGCTACTACCTGCGCTTCACCTCTCGTGACGCTTGCGGTGTGCTCGCCAAGATTACCAGCATCCTCGCTGAAAACAAGATTTCCATCGAAACCATTATCCAGAAGAACGTGAAGGATCCGGGTAAGGTTTCTATCGTGGTGATCACCGAAAAGACTCAGGATTGCAAGACCTCGAAGGCGGTCGACGCTATCGACGCTCTGCCCGAAATTGTCGAAAAGAGCCAGGTGATTCGTTTCCTCGCCTAA